A stretch of Bacillus pseudomycoides DNA encodes these proteins:
- a CDS encoding ABC transporter ATP-binding protein: MTTILSVRNVKKVIGKKPLVENISFDVKQGEVFGFLGPNGAGKTTTIRMLVGLIKATEGEITIGGYNIKEDFQRAMRQIGSIVENPELYTYLTGWENLKQFARMLGGISDERILEIAKMVHLDERIHDKVKTYSLGMKQRLGIAQALLGNPKLLILDEPTNGLDPAGIREMREFIHKLVKEENMSVFISSHLLSEVQMICDRVAIIHKGKMITVAPIEELIKTASDRVEWIVTPISRALEILKTSKEVREISIDNERLLCRMDIATISDWNKRFVENGIDVHSVKELVFTLEDLFIELTRSEQHA; encoded by the coding sequence ATGACGACGATACTTTCAGTACGAAATGTGAAAAAGGTCATTGGGAAAAAGCCGCTTGTCGAAAACATTTCGTTTGATGTGAAGCAAGGAGAAGTGTTTGGATTTTTAGGTCCAAATGGGGCTGGGAAAACGACGACCATTCGGATGCTAGTAGGGCTTATTAAGGCAACTGAAGGTGAGATTACGATTGGTGGCTATAATATTAAAGAGGATTTTCAGAGGGCGATGCGGCAAATTGGTAGTATCGTTGAAAATCCAGAACTTTATACATATTTAACCGGGTGGGAAAATTTAAAGCAATTTGCACGTATGCTTGGCGGTATATCAGATGAACGTATTTTAGAAATTGCGAAAATGGTTCATTTGGACGAACGTATTCACGATAAAGTGAAAACTTATTCTCTTGGTATGAAACAACGCCTTGGAATCGCGCAGGCTCTTCTTGGAAATCCGAAACTGCTTATATTGGATGAGCCGACAAATGGCCTAGATCCAGCTGGTATAAGAGAGATGCGAGAGTTTATACATAAGCTTGTGAAAGAAGAAAATATGAGTGTCTTTATTTCGAGTCACTTACTAAGTGAAGTGCAAATGATATGCGATCGCGTTGCTATTATTCATAAAGGAAAAATGATTACGGTTGCACCGATTGAAGAGTTAATTAAAACCGCGAGTGATCGTGTTGAATGGATTGTTACACCGATTTCTCGAGCACTAGAAATTTTAAAAACTTCAAAAGAAGTCAGAGAAATTAGCATTGATAATGAACGTTTATTGTGCCGAATGGATATTGCAACAATTAGTGATTGGAATAAACGTTTTGTAGAAAACGGAATAGATGTACATAGCGTGAAGGAGCTTGTATTTACGCTAGAAGACTTATTTATTGAACTCACAAGGAGTGAGCAACATGCGTGA
- a CDS encoding YitT family protein, with protein MIPLKLDYIFFISGLLILSLGINMMTTITSFGLSPYDSFFIALYQNFGISIGFWIFMINFAFTLIVLFLNKKHITVGTIVTMVLISVFVDWIGSIDAIMNSIRSLPKYITLICGNLFVGAGIGIYVSTQLCAAPQEAFVLTMAEKKKWTFRRTEISLALLFLTLSFLLDGPIYFGTIILSFTTGWIIQAFIQIGTKVLNIKKPIEHHAQ; from the coding sequence ATGATACCTCTAAAACTAGACTATATATTTTTTATTAGCGGACTACTCATCCTATCTCTTGGAATTAATATGATGACAACTATTACTTCATTTGGCCTTAGCCCTTATGATTCATTTTTTATTGCCCTATATCAAAATTTTGGAATCAGTATTGGCTTTTGGATTTTTATGATTAACTTTGCTTTTACGCTTATTGTGCTCTTTCTAAATAAAAAGCATATTACAGTCGGAACAATTGTTACTATGGTCCTTATTTCTGTTTTTGTTGATTGGATTGGTTCTATCGATGCCATTATGAATTCTATCCGCTCTCTTCCAAAATATATAACACTTATATGCGGAAATCTATTTGTAGGCGCTGGAATTGGTATTTATGTATCAACACAGCTTTGTGCTGCACCGCAAGAAGCATTTGTCTTAACTATGGCTGAAAAGAAGAAATGGACGTTTCGCAGAACAGAAATTTCATTAGCCTTGTTATTTTTGACACTCAGTTTCTTGTTAGATGGGCCTATTTACTTCGGAACAATTATCCTTTCCTTTACAACAGGCTGGATTATTCAAGCATTTATTCAGATTGGTACAAAGGTCCTTAACATAAAAAAGCCTATTGAGCATCATGCTCAATAG
- a CDS encoding Cof-type HAD-IIB family hydrolase, whose amino-acid sequence MSYKMIVLDLDDTLLRDDHTISERTKQALMTAQEQGVKVVLASGRPTFGMRHIAKELRLEEYGSFILSFNGAKIINCKTDEELFSSTLSPEIVHNLYEISKEEDVWIHTYMGDDIITEENNPYTEIEGTLTGMSIIEVDSFITAVQEPVVKVLMNKEAERLVEVEKKLQKQLEGKLSVMRSKPYFLEFTEAGVTKGTSLNQLIQKLGIKREEVIAMGDSYNDQAMIEFAGLGVAMGNAPDDIKEIANYVTDTNMNEGVAKVVEKFVLKTEVLV is encoded by the coding sequence ATGTCTTATAAAATGATTGTTTTAGATTTAGATGATACTTTACTACGTGATGACCATACGATTTCAGAACGTACAAAACAGGCCTTAATGACTGCTCAAGAACAAGGTGTAAAAGTTGTGCTTGCTTCTGGCCGTCCAACATTTGGTATGCGCCATATTGCCAAAGAACTTCGTTTAGAAGAATATGGAAGTTTTATCTTATCGTTTAATGGTGCAAAAATTATTAATTGTAAAACGGATGAAGAATTATTCAGCAGTACACTATCTCCTGAAATCGTTCACAATCTATATGAAATTAGTAAAGAAGAAGATGTTTGGATTCATACGTATATGGGCGATGATATTATAACGGAAGAAAATAATCCATATACAGAAATTGAGGGAACTCTTACAGGTATGTCAATTATTGAAGTAGACAGCTTTATCACTGCTGTACAAGAACCTGTTGTAAAAGTATTAATGAATAAAGAAGCTGAACGCCTTGTAGAAGTAGAGAAAAAACTTCAAAAACAACTAGAAGGCAAACTAAGTGTAATGCGTTCAAAACCATACTTCTTAGAGTTCACAGAAGCTGGTGTAACAAAAGGAACGAGCTTAAATCAATTGATTCAAAAACTTGGTATTAAGCGTGAGGAAGTAATCGCAATGGGTGATAGCTATAACGACCAAGCAATGATCGAGTTTGCTGGTCTTGGCGTTGCGATGGGCAATGCTCCAGATGACATTAAAGAAATTGCAAACTACGTAACAGACACGAATATGAATGAAGGCGTTGCTAAAGTTGTAGAGAAATTTGTACTAAAAACAGAAGTTCTTGTTTAA
- a CDS encoding LacI family DNA-binding transcriptional regulator, translating to MTNIKKIAEIAGVSVSTVSRVLNNHPYVSDKKRKEILAIIEELNYTQNVNAIHLVRGKTNVIGVLLPHVNDQYYSAIIKGVSKETAKKNYNMMLCQTNYSAEKELKILHMLKMKKLDGVIICSRMNDRETIEEYTRFGPIVTCEEIESECISSVHIDHYKIFSQGMKYVIENGHTHIGYCIGRSNSVNSQKRKQAYNEALQEISIRPRDEWEFSERFTVEDGREVIRAWINMSVKPTAFLVSCNPIAAGMVTEAKKHGIRIPEDLVIIGCDDQEVADVLGITTIAHSSKAVGAKAFEILYEKIKDEKIDVKNIELFPQLTIRETT from the coding sequence ATGACAAATATAAAAAAAATCGCTGAAATTGCTGGTGTATCAGTATCAACGGTTTCACGAGTATTAAATAATCATCCGTATGTAAGTGATAAAAAGAGAAAAGAAATTTTAGCAATTATTGAAGAACTAAATTATACCCAAAATGTAAATGCAATTCATCTAGTAAGAGGGAAAACGAATGTGATAGGTGTTCTTTTACCGCATGTAAATGACCAATATTACAGTGCAATCATTAAGGGGGTTTCTAAAGAAACGGCCAAAAAAAATTATAATATGATGCTCTGTCAGACGAACTATAGTGCTGAAAAAGAACTTAAAATTTTACATATGTTAAAAATGAAGAAGCTTGATGGTGTAATTATATGTTCCAGAATGAATGATCGTGAAACAATAGAAGAATATACGAGGTTCGGTCCAATTGTAACATGTGAAGAAATAGAATCTGAATGTATTTCTAGCGTACATATTGATCACTATAAGATATTTTCACAGGGGATGAAATATGTAATAGAAAATGGGCACACTCACATTGGATATTGTATTGGCAGAAGTAATAGTGTAAATAGTCAAAAGCGAAAGCAAGCTTATAATGAAGCATTACAAGAAATCTCCATTAGGCCACGGGATGAATGGGAGTTTTCAGAGCGATTTACAGTAGAGGATGGGCGTGAAGTGATAAGGGCATGGATTAACATGTCTGTGAAACCAACGGCATTTCTCGTTTCTTGTAACCCGATTGCGGCAGGTATGGTAACGGAAGCGAAGAAACATGGGATTCGTATTCCTGAAGATCTTGTGATTATTGGATGCGATGATCAAGAGGTGGCTGATGTATTAGGAATTACAACAATTGCTCATTCTAGTAAAGCAGTTGGTGCAAAAGCTTTTGAAATACTATATGAGAAGATAAAGGATGAAAAAATAGATGTGAAGAATATTGAACTTTTTCCGCAATTAACTATTCGTGAAACGACATAA
- a CDS encoding purine/pyrimidine permease, with the protein MKTFLSALQWALFILAGSLIVPISVAASYGLEGAEAIAFVQRTLFVLGFAGLLQAIFGHRLPIQEGPAGLWWGIFSLYASLGVVLFGSNNETLRVLQYAFLLSGIICIILSIFGLIDKLVRYFTPTVIGTYLFLLVAQLSGSFLKGMFGLDGQHTEVQANVFILSLIVILLSFFIMKLPIIGQYSVLFSIVFGWILFAYFGLSNPVTPVTDIIRLPSLFVFGYPRIEWNMAITVVFVTLLLLTNMLASIRVVQKVVSKYEEGAMQNRFKHAGIITGINQLLGGLFSAIGPVAISGSAGFIATTNIYKRLPFILGSSFIIVISIFPKITSFFAAIPVAVGYAAIYPVFASMIGLAFREYDTVENKERLFRVAGLSLFTGIGVMFVPPQAFSTLPPFLASFLSNGLVLGSVMAILLEVLFSRSKEKQPS; encoded by the coding sequence ATGAAAACATTTCTTTCTGCCCTGCAGTGGGCATTATTTATTTTAGCTGGAAGCCTCATTGTACCAATTAGTGTTGCGGCCAGTTATGGACTTGAAGGTGCTGAAGCAATTGCATTTGTACAACGAACATTATTTGTCCTTGGCTTCGCTGGCCTTTTGCAAGCCATATTTGGTCATAGGCTACCTATTCAAGAGGGGCCCGCTGGTCTTTGGTGGGGAATCTTCTCACTATACGCGAGTTTAGGTGTCGTATTATTTGGATCAAATAATGAAACACTCCGCGTCTTACAATACGCATTTCTGTTAAGCGGCATCATCTGTATTATCCTTAGTATTTTTGGACTTATTGATAAGCTCGTTCGTTATTTTACACCAACAGTAATTGGAACATATTTATTCCTTCTCGTTGCCCAGCTCAGCGGTTCTTTTCTAAAAGGAATGTTCGGCCTTGATGGACAACACACTGAAGTACAAGCAAACGTCTTTATTCTTTCACTCATTGTTATTTTACTATCTTTTTTCATTATGAAGCTACCTATTATTGGACAATACTCTGTTCTTTTCAGCATTGTCTTCGGATGGATTTTATTTGCATACTTCGGTTTATCTAATCCTGTTACACCGGTAACAGATATCATTCGCCTTCCATCTCTATTCGTATTTGGATACCCTCGCATTGAATGGAATATGGCGATTACCGTTGTCTTTGTCACACTATTACTTTTAACAAACATGTTAGCAAGCATTCGTGTTGTACAAAAGGTTGTTTCTAAATATGAAGAAGGTGCTATGCAAAATCGATTTAAACACGCTGGGATCATAACGGGCATAAATCAGCTTTTAGGTGGCCTTTTTTCAGCAATTGGACCAGTAGCTATTTCAGGTTCGGCCGGATTTATTGCAACAACAAATATTTATAAACGCCTTCCTTTTATATTAGGATCAAGTTTTATCATTGTAATTAGTATATTTCCAAAGATTACATCATTCTTCGCCGCTATTCCTGTCGCTGTTGGATATGCTGCCATTTATCCTGTATTTGCAAGTATGATTGGTCTTGCCTTCCGTGAATATGACACCGTAGAAAATAAAGAGCGTTTATTCCGCGTCGCTGGTCTGTCTCTTTTCACAGGAATCGGGGTTATGTTTGTCCCGCCGCAAGCATTTTCGACCCTGCCACCATTTTTAGCATCATTTTTAAGCAATGGCCTTGTACTTGGTTCTGTCATGGCTATTTTGCTTGAAGTTCTATTTTCCCGTTCAAAGGAAAAACAACCATCGTAA
- a CDS encoding uracil-DNA glycosylase yields MEHILKNDWEPLLATEFEKPYYQKLRQFLKEEYSAHVIYPNANDIFSALHYTSYEDTKVVILGQDPYHGPDQAHGLSFSVQPGVKTPPSLQNMYKELHADLGCEIPNNGYLVKWAEQGVLLLNAVLTVRQGEANSHKGKGWEHFTDRMIELLNEREKPVIFILWGRHAQAKKKLITNSNHHIIESVHPSPLSARRGFFGSKPFSKVNHFLSSMGETEIDWQIPNL; encoded by the coding sequence ATGGAGCATATTTTAAAGAATGATTGGGAACCGTTACTCGCAACAGAATTCGAGAAACCATACTATCAAAAACTAAGACAGTTTCTAAAAGAAGAATATAGTGCCCATGTAATATATCCGAATGCCAATGATATTTTTAGTGCATTGCATTATACAAGTTATGAGGATACAAAGGTTGTCATTTTAGGACAAGATCCCTATCATGGGCCGGATCAGGCGCATGGTTTAAGCTTTTCTGTACAACCTGGTGTAAAAACACCGCCGTCCCTGCAAAATATGTACAAAGAATTACATGCAGATCTTGGTTGTGAAATTCCGAATAACGGTTATTTAGTGAAATGGGCAGAGCAAGGCGTATTATTACTCAATGCAGTATTAACTGTTAGGCAGGGAGAGGCTAATTCTCATAAAGGAAAAGGTTGGGAGCATTTCACAGATCGGATGATTGAATTATTAAATGAACGTGAAAAACCAGTGATTTTTATATTATGGGGGCGCCACGCACAAGCGAAGAAAAAGCTGATTACAAATTCTAATCATCATATTATTGAATCTGTACATCCAAGTCCTTTATCAGCAAGACGAGGTTTCTTTGGCAGTAAGCCGTTTTCAAAAGTAAATCACTTTTTATCTAGCATGGGTGAAACGGAGATTGACTGGCAAATTCCAAATCTGTAA
- a CDS encoding SGNH/GDSL hydrolase family protein, translated as MRAKLVKGILLITIASFCLFAYGFISGINDVLNPKASKVTTKTEQKQVQGKQNPKTLQVVSLGDSLTRGVGDKEGIGYVGRMKNGLQKDYKQKVALTNLAVSGAKMPDLLRQIESSGAQYSIKQADLIVLTIGGNDLFPGWESLEKIDLETYRPDTQTFQNQAKQILAEIRKLNQDSPIFWLGLYNPFEDVEDLKGSSSIVVDWNASLGKLAIDNKDVYITPTFDLFQNRGKELLYSDHFHPNETGYSYMADRLLQNVVSKLKLNEGGTK; from the coding sequence ATGAGAGCAAAATTGGTAAAAGGAATTTTACTCATTACAATTGCATCTTTTTGTTTATTTGCATATGGCTTTATTTCGGGGATTAATGATGTATTAAATCCGAAGGCTTCAAAGGTAACTACGAAAACAGAACAAAAACAAGTACAAGGGAAACAAAACCCAAAAACATTACAAGTAGTCAGCTTAGGAGATTCTTTAACACGAGGTGTTGGTGATAAAGAAGGGATTGGCTATGTTGGAAGGATGAAGAATGGTCTGCAAAAGGATTACAAACAAAAGGTTGCGTTAACGAACTTAGCAGTGAGTGGTGCAAAGATGCCAGATTTGTTGAGGCAAATAGAGAGCAGCGGTGCTCAGTATTCCATCAAACAGGCAGATTTAATTGTTTTAACCATTGGAGGAAATGATTTATTTCCAGGCTGGGAATCACTTGAGAAGATAGATTTAGAGACATACCGTCCTGATACGCAAACGTTTCAAAATCAGGCGAAGCAAATTTTAGCCGAAATTCGAAAGTTAAACCAAGATAGTCCGATTTTTTGGCTTGGATTGTATAATCCATTTGAGGATGTAGAGGATTTAAAAGGTTCTTCATCGATTGTTGTAGATTGGAACGCATCTTTAGGGAAATTAGCAATAGATAATAAGGATGTATATATTACGCCAACGTTCGATCTGTTTCAAAATCGCGGGAAAGAATTATTGTACTCAGATCATTTCCATCCGAATGAAACAGGCTACTCATATATGGCGGATCGCTTATTACAAAATGTTGTAAGTAAGCTGAAGCTAAATGAAGGAGGAACGAAATGA
- a CDS encoding YwdI family protein, translating to MQVSSDKILNKMANEIAKAKSSEGQKAKEHLSVVRALCDLLLDEQSESHTYVEPKLQSQVIPSHPMTMAATTQQVVPVSGEPVYMKEEDANGNSLFDF from the coding sequence ATGCAAGTATCTAGCGATAAGATTTTAAATAAAATGGCAAATGAAATTGCAAAAGCAAAAAGTAGTGAAGGACAGAAGGCGAAAGAACATTTATCAGTTGTTCGTGCTTTATGTGATTTACTTTTAGATGAACAGAGTGAATCTCATACGTATGTAGAGCCAAAATTACAATCACAAGTTATACCATCTCATCCGATGACAATGGCAGCAACAACTCAGCAAGTGGTACCAGTTTCAGGGGAACCTGTATATATGAAAGAAGAAGATGCAAATGGGAACTCTTTATTTGATTTTTAA
- a CDS encoding ABC transporter permease subunit: MREFANLVLNESEKIYRKKRIFVVMLILAILIPLFVYAQYREVQTTQKRLGTSDWKVALQQQIVDSQNRLNNSRLPEEWRDWLKVRVEQQQYYLDHDINPTAPGAPTFVRAFIEQGITLFIPLLVMIVAIDIVSGERSDGTMKMLLTRPIRRWKILLSKYVTMLLFISLILLLVGIFSYVLSGVVFGYTGWNLPTLTGFGIDKETLNTNFVHLIPQWQYILMAYGLAWFVAIVVGTISFMVSVLIRNTPAGMGIMLAALIAGGILSSFATSWEGAKYIFSVNLTLTDYLSGKLPPLQGLSMSFSLMNLTVWAVASLVISFVVFTKQDMVN; the protein is encoded by the coding sequence ATGCGTGAATTTGCGAATCTTGTTTTAAATGAATCAGAAAAAATTTATCGAAAGAAACGTATTTTTGTCGTTATGCTCATATTGGCAATTTTAATTCCTTTGTTTGTTTATGCACAGTATCGTGAAGTACAGACAACGCAAAAGCGCCTTGGTACGAGTGATTGGAAAGTAGCACTTCAGCAGCAAATTGTTGACTCGCAAAATCGTTTAAATAATTCTAGATTACCAGAAGAATGGCGGGATTGGCTGAAAGTACGAGTGGAGCAGCAACAATATTATTTAGACCATGATATTAATCCAACAGCGCCAGGAGCACCAACATTTGTACGAGCATTCATTGAACAAGGAATTACATTGTTTATTCCGCTGCTTGTAATGATTGTTGCAATTGATATTGTATCGGGAGAACGAAGTGATGGAACGATGAAAATGCTTCTCACGCGGCCGATTCGGCGTTGGAAAATTCTCCTTAGTAAATACGTGACCATGTTGCTATTTATCTCACTTATATTGCTTTTAGTAGGGATTTTTTCTTATGTATTATCGGGCGTTGTTTTCGGATATACTGGATGGAATTTGCCGACATTGACAGGGTTTGGAATTGATAAAGAAACATTGAATACAAATTTTGTCCATCTCATTCCGCAGTGGCAATATATTTTAATGGCATATGGATTAGCATGGTTTGTTGCAATTGTTGTGGGAACAATATCTTTTATGGTCTCTGTATTAATTCGTAATACACCAGCTGGTATGGGGATCATGCTGGCAGCATTAATTGCAGGTGGTATCTTAAGTTCCTTTGCAACGTCTTGGGAAGGAGCGAAATACATTTTTAGCGTGAATTTAACACTGACAGATTACTTATCAGGGAAGTTACCGCCATTGCAAGGTCTATCGATGAGCTTTTCATTAATGAATTTAACAGTTTGGGCCGTAGCTTCTTTGGTCATTTCATTTGTCGTATTTACGAAGCAAGACATGGTCAATTAA
- a CDS encoding DUF3817 domain-containing protein, whose amino-acid sequence MLSTPIGRLRAIGLVEGLSFLLLLFVAMPLKYFAGFATAVKITGMAHGVLFILFIFAVIQVTIVHRKSISWALGAFIASIIPFGTFVLDAKLKNEQQ is encoded by the coding sequence ATGTTATCTACACCAATCGGAAGATTAAGAGCAATTGGACTAGTTGAAGGGCTTTCCTTTCTACTACTATTATTCGTAGCAATGCCGTTAAAATACTTCGCGGGGTTTGCAACAGCCGTTAAAATTACAGGTATGGCTCATGGTGTTCTATTTATACTATTCATTTTTGCTGTAATCCAAGTAACAATTGTACATCGCAAATCAATTTCATGGGCTCTTGGTGCATTTATTGCTTCTATTATCCCATTCGGTACATTCGTACTAGATGCAAAATTAAAAAATGAACAGCAATAA